CTGATTATATTTTCAACTTTTATGATTCTTCTCATTATCAAGCTTCTGGTAATTCAAAAGAAGAATCCCCGAACAATGCGTTTACTCTCCATAAGTATCACTCTTATTCCTGCAGTAACAGCGGCCTTTCTATTTCCCCTGTTCAATGAGGAGCCCAGGGGCAGCAGAGTTGTGGACAAATTTTCCAGAGGAGTACAGTCTACTGTCTCAAGAGTATTCCCGGAGCTTCCTCTACTGCTTCAGATTCCAGGTTACGGCTACGGTTATGATCAGGTACGCGAGACAGGAGAAAGACCCTTTCTAAGTTCTAATGTTGTTTTCACTCTGGACGGGGAGGCGGGTACCGTACTCTATCTCCGCTCAGATGTGTTTTACAACTATATGACGGGAGGCTGGATCTCTGAAATCCCCGGAACAGGAGAGAGGGAAGCCGAAGTTCCGGATGAGAATATATACAGGAAGATCCGGCTGACAGTTGAAACAGATATTTATACCAGAGTGCTCCATAACAGCTGGACCAGATATTACCTGCTGGATCATGAATTGATGAGACTTGATTCACAGGGCAGTTTTGAGCTGCCTTCAGGCCTTCCTCTGAGGAGGGGAGATATGATTACTCTTTATGACAGCTCCGGAAAAGCCCCTGTTCCTGATGAAGAGACACTCAAAAGACAGATTGAAAGATCCACCCTGCTGCCTGCTGACATGAAAGACAGTTTATCCGGATTGGCAGAGAGCCTGGAAGGAGACAGTTATATACAGAGTCTGAGTAATATTAAGAACTACCTGAGAGAGGACTTCAAATACACATTGGATACAAAGAGCTCAGAGAATATGGTTCTGAATTTTCTCAATGAGACAAAAGTGGGTTATTGTGTCCATTTTTCAACAACAGCTGCTCTGCTTGCCAGAACCCTGGGTATTCCTGTACGAATGGCTGAGGGCTTTCTTGTTCAGATTCCCAATGTGGAAGATGGTTATATCTATTCTGCAGGAAGTTCTCATGGCGTGACGGGGTATTCGGCCCATCAGTGGCCGGAGATCCTAGTTGAGGGGAGGGGGTGGATGCCATGGGAGGTGACTCCCCCTTTTGAGGCACTTGGTGATTCTCTGGTTCAGGAGGATTCAATTATAGATGCCTTTACCCGTGAACAGCTTCAGCGTATGGGACTGTTCCGGCAAGGTGATGAAGAACCCCTGAATGCTTCCGGAAAAGTCCGGGCTGCCGGAATTGCTCTGATTATTCTCTTGTCAGTTATGTGTGCAATCTTTTCTCTTTTCCTGCTGTACAGAGCCTCGGGGTTGAATGGTGTAATGAAAAGAAAAACCAGAAAGGCATTTAAAAAATATGGAATCTCTTATCCTGAAACAATCGGCTGGGTACAGTGGTTTCGCAATATTCAAACCAGTCGGGATAAGAAAAGATGTCTCAACCTGGTTCTGAGGTACTGTTATCACAAGGATAGTCTTGAGAGGGTTGAAAAAAAAGAGCTCCTGAAATTACTCAGGAAGCTCTGATTTTATCCGACAGGGGAGGATCTCTCCCTTATTCTTCTGTCTTAAAACGGTCAATTTCATTTTTAAGATCTTCACTGTTCGATGCAAGATCATTTGATAGTTCCTTAACCATATCCATGGCCTGAACAATCTCATTTGAACCGATTACAGCTTCCTGAATACCCGATAGGACAGTTTTGGATACATTCTGGATGGTCTCCATCTCTTTAGAAAGATCGGCCGTTTCGGATTTCATAACATCGGCACTATCTTTAATGCTGATGGTAATTTCATTAAGTCTCCGGCTGGTACTGCCAATTTCCTGACTTCCCGCCATAAGCTCATCAGTATTGCTGGCAATTTGATTCAGGGCGTCAACAAAATCATCCACAACAGTATTCATCTCCACAAATATGGCTGCGGTCTCTTTTGTGTTTTTAACTGTATCATCAACACCATTTCTAATCTCTTTGACTGAGCTGTCAATGATTTTAACAGAACTGGAAGAGCTTTCCGCAAGTTTTCTAATTTCATCGGCAACGACTGCAAAGCCCCTACCTGAATCTCCGGCATGTGCTGCTTCGATGGCTGCATTCATTGAAAGAAGATTTATCTGATTTGAAATTCCCCTGATCACTTTAGTCATATCCTCGATGGCCGTCAGACGGCTTACTACATTCTCGTTAAATGAGCTGCTCAGATTCTCAAGCTGGGTACTTCCTTTTCTGGAGGTCTCTGTGAGTTGCCCGGCAGCAGCTTTCTTTTCCTGGCTTATACTGGCAACCTGCTTCAATGAGTTCATCATCTGTACGATAGAGGCAGAAGTCTCTTCAACAATAGCCGCCTGTTCCTCTCTTATGCTGTCAAATCCTGATACTGAACTGTCAATACTTACAACAGAGCTCGATGAATTACCGATACTCTTATCCAAACGTTGTATCTGAGTTTCAATTGAGTGCATATTGGCACTGATTTCATTAATGGCTGCTGCGGTCTCTTCAGTATTAACCAGAAGCTGATCCTTGGTTTCCATAGTCGAGTCGGCAGTTGTTTTAATCCCGGATATCATATTTCTTATAAGGGTAGTGAAATTGTTAAAGTTTTCTGTGAGTAGTGATAATTCATCATTTCTCACAACCTTTATGCTCTTCGTAAGATCCCCGTCACCTTCGGATATCTCCTGAAGAGATTCAGAGACATTGCTGATCCTTTTTGCAAAGAGACTGGATACAAAATAAACAAGTGGGGCATTAATAAGGAGTGCAACAAGAATAAAAAGGATAATCTGCAGTTTAAGAGCCTTAAGGGGACCGTAAATCAGTTTTTCACTGACCATGATGACTGTTTTCCAGGATATGCTGGGTATATCATCATAAAAAACGGTTCTTTTCGCATTGTTAAGGGTGAAATCCTGATTCCCATCGTAACTATTCATCACAGATTCCATAAAAGCTTTGCCATTGTCATCTTTCATTTCAAGAGCATTTGTTCCTACCATCTCTGCATCACTGTGCACAACAATTATACCTCGTTCATCCATAAGGGCACTGTTGGTTCCCTCCTTGTGATGAGCCTCAAGGACTTGCAGCAGGTCGCTCAGGTAGAGGTCCATACCGAGAACACCAATCAGTTTTCCGGTGATACTGTAAATTGGAGCGGCTACTGTGATATTCTGTTCGCCCGTAATGGCATCGGTATAATAGTCTGTGATAATTGTGTCTTTCTTTTCTGCAGCAGCCTTGTACCAGGGTCTTTTTGTGGCTTTATAGTCATCAGGGGTTGTCCACTCTTCTCCATAGAGGAAACTGTCGTCAGGGAGACCCAGATAAAAAACATCTACACCGTATCGGCCTTCATCACCCTTCAGATAAATGTTATTACTGTACCCGCCCTGGCGTACAAGATTTATGGTGCCTTCCTGTTCCATGAAAGCTCTTTTTGCTTCCAGAGCTGCCAGCCTGAGCTGCATCCATGAATCGATGGATTCTGCAATCAGTTCAGTATTGAGTTTCATTGTTTCATAAATACTGTCATGAAGTCTCTGCTGTTCCTGAATATAGGTCAGAGTTCCAAAGGCTGAAATAAGTAATACGGCCAGTAGACTGAATGAGATGGACATACTGTATTTCATACTGAAATATTTCTTTTTCATATTATTTTCCTTGTTTGCTGTTATTAATCAGATTTTTAAATGATTCATTATTATATCGATATTTACATATAATATGATATAATCTTCTCCTTAAAAAATGAGGAATATGAATAATTGGAGAGCTAATCTTTTGACAGAAAAGTGAACAGGGATTAAAATTGAAAGATGGATATTAGAAAAGACAGAGCCATCGCAGGAGGACTGATACTCCTGCTGCTTCTGCTCTACAGCTTCAGTTTGACCCGTTCTCTGGTCAGTCCTCCTTCAGAATATATGAGCAGAGAGATTCCCATTATTGAAACTGAATACGGCTTTTCCAGGACCGTAAACAGTCATATCCTTACAAGAGTCTTTCCCTCAGGGGATTCTGCATTGGTTCTGTGTATAGATGGAACTGCCCTGAAAATACTTGAAATTGATATTCAGGGACAGATTCTTAATGAGAAAAGCTTCAAAATTGATCTCTCCCAGGCCTCTCAGATTGAAATTTCATCATTAAGCCGGAAAACACTGGGAATCGTATATAAAACAGACGCTCTTTATCATGCCGATCTGTCTCTGGATGGCGGGACAACTGCTGTTCGAAAAATGGCTGATAACGTTTTGTATTTTAATTCCCATGAAGAGGCTCTGGTATTCGGAAACCATGAAGGACTTTTTGTCCTGAGCCCTGAGATTACAGATCCTCTCAAGATATTCAGCGGCAGGGTTCTTGATTTCAAGCTCGCCTGTGATGACAGCGGCTGTTATACGGTTATTGTACACGATATGAGTTTTGATACGGTCCGCCTTGAACTGCTCTTCTGTTCTCCAGTTTCCGGTGACTGTGAAGAACGTATGTCTCTGGATGTATCGGCAAAATATTTCTCCGATCTTCAGGATTTGCGCATTGATGACGGAATCCTTACTGTGCTCTATAAGTATGAAGACGGTCGCAACAGGTCAAACCAGCTGACTTTTCAGAAAATAAAACTCCCCGAAGGAGGGGTTATATTTGAAGAGAGGGTCTCAGTCCCTCTATATCACAGTAATTACAGGCTTCTCGAAGGCAGTCAGGATGATTCCCGTTTTATTTATCAGACTGACAGTGTAAATGGTGTCAATCTCGCAATGGGAGTCATCGGGGGGGATGGAGAGTTTTCAAGCCATCTTATTACCAAGACAAAATCTATGAGTAAACTGGCAGGAAGTTTTATGCTGGGAGAGAAGAGAGCTCTGGTTTTTTCAGATATCAATTATGACAGAAGAGCTCTGTTTTTTGCTTCTGATGATTCTCAGATGATAAAATCAACAACCCGCTTCAGAACTGTTCCCTTCTGGTATCCTCTGCTGACAACCCTGCTGATATATTTGGTATCTCTTTTTTCAGGAAGCCTCTATCTGTTGGCATTGCTCCCCCTGCCTGTGCTCTTCCTTTTTGTGTCAGATCACTATATTTTCCATAAGATGGAATCACCGGAACTACTGCAGAATTCACTCACTGCAGGCATTCATACAATTGTAAAACTGTTATTGACTTATATGTTTATCTCTTCAACCTTCAATTATAGTTTTCAGCCTGCTTTTATAGGTGCACATGTGATCATCCTGCCCATTCTGATTCTATTCAGTCTGGCTTCCGCAGGATTATCTATGAGTAAGAGGGGAGTCGATTTTTATATTTCCTTTGCAGTGTATGACTATCTGTTTTACACCGGGCTCATTACAATGTATCTGACTACTTCAATACTTCTTGGAAAGGTATAGTTACTCTCCGCTAATTGTACCGCCGGGAAACATCAGATATCTGGGGCCTGAATAGTTTTCAATGTCCAGTCTCTCTTTGGAAAGATACATCTCTTTCTGTACATCAAACAGGCATGCCGAGATAGACGCTCCGCTTATGGGAATGCTCTTTTCTCCGTCAAAATAGATGGCCAGACGGATCTCTCCACCGAAGTCTCCCGTCATCGGGTCCATCTGGAAGTCGGAAAAAGTCATTATTTCGACATAGGGTTCCTTCTTCCAGTCATCCACAGAATGAGAGCCGCTTTCTACTACAATATTGGGGATAAGGCCGCTGGCTTCTTCCTCCATATAATGGGAGTACTGCTGTGAGCCCTGATAACGTAGAAGTTTTCCCTTTTCAAAAAGCTGTATTTTCTTAAGCTCTACACCGTCCTTATCTATGGGAGATGAGAAGGGTGAGTGAGGCAGTGCGGGATCAAGAATAATGTCCAGAAGATCACCCTTTACATCCTCTCCCTGAAAGATTTTGCCTTTTTCTCCCCGGGCCGTTCCTTCAAAGATACCCTGTACATTCGAATGTATTCTGTAAAAATCCATCATCTCTCTGACAGCATAATCTCTG
Above is a window of Oceanispirochaeta sp. M1 DNA encoding:
- a CDS encoding transglutaminase family protein; its protein translation is MPGLFLIPLLVYLSIHLYLDSTAPLWFPLLIELPLILTILEIKLFPRWRTALFLRTARIAAFTILITGFLMFILMLPESLYQAWLLLLEAGKATGMISFAFAYAGGLVSSIGCASLLRWKNKIQALLNLLLLCIMVVLILHPRLIIFSTFMILLIIKLLVIQKKNPRTMRLLSISITLIPAVTAAFLFPLFNEEPRGSRVVDKFSRGVQSTVSRVFPELPLLLQIPGYGYGYDQVRETGERPFLSSNVVFTLDGEAGTVLYLRSDVFYNYMTGGWISEIPGTGEREAEVPDENIYRKIRLTVETDIYTRVLHNSWTRYYLLDHELMRLDSQGSFELPSGLPLRRGDMITLYDSSGKAPVPDEETLKRQIERSTLLPADMKDSLSGLAESLEGDSYIQSLSNIKNYLREDFKYTLDTKSSENMVLNFLNETKVGYCVHFSTTAALLARTLGIPVRMAEGFLVQIPNVEDGYIYSAGSSHGVTGYSAHQWPEILVEGRGWMPWEVTPPFEALGDSLVQEDSIIDAFTREQLQRMGLFRQGDEEPLNASGKVRAAGIALIILLSVMCAIFSLFLLYRASGLNGVMKRKTRKAFKKYGISYPETIGWVQWFRNIQTSRDKKRCLNLVLRYCYHKDSLERVEKKELLKLLRKL
- a CDS encoding methyl-accepting chemotaxis protein encodes the protein MKKKYFSMKYSMSISFSLLAVLLISAFGTLTYIQEQQRLHDSIYETMKLNTELIAESIDSWMQLRLAALEAKRAFMEQEGTINLVRQGGYSNNIYLKGDEGRYGVDVFYLGLPDDSFLYGEEWTTPDDYKATKRPWYKAAAEKKDTIITDYYTDAITGEQNITVAAPIYSITGKLIGVLGMDLYLSDLLQVLEAHHKEGTNSALMDERGIIVVHSDAEMVGTNALEMKDDNGKAFMESVMNSYDGNQDFTLNNAKRTVFYDDIPSISWKTVIMVSEKLIYGPLKALKLQIILFILVALLINAPLVYFVSSLFAKRISNVSESLQEISEGDGDLTKSIKVVRNDELSLLTENFNNFTTLIRNMISGIKTTADSTMETKDQLLVNTEETAAAINEISANMHSIETQIQRLDKSIGNSSSSVVSIDSSVSGFDSIREEQAAIVEETSASIVQMMNSLKQVASISQEKKAAAGQLTETSRKGSTQLENLSSSFNENVVSRLTAIEDMTKVIRGISNQINLLSMNAAIEAAHAGDSGRGFAVVADEIRKLAESSSSSVKIIDSSVKEIRNGVDDTVKNTKETAAIFVEMNTVVDDFVDALNQIASNTDELMAGSQEIGSTSRRLNEITISIKDSADVMKSETADLSKEMETIQNVSKTVLSGIQEAVIGSNEIVQAMDMVKELSNDLASNSEDLKNEIDRFKTEE